TGAGTTTGGCTCTGATATATCATGATAAGGAAATGAACATAGATAAGAAATAACATTTTCCTTTCTATAGTTGTTGTGTACGCAATACACCCTTCGCCTCCCAACACGTCTGGACATTTGAAACGTGAACAATATAAGAAGGGGTGCCCAATGTGGGGGTAAAATATGAATTGAAATTGATGACTCTAATATCATGATAAGAAATAGACACTGAATCTAACTCAGTTTTAAAAATTAGCTTAAGAGGTgataattatcttttaaatgTCCTGATAGtattaaaatttgtttatttaatatatagaaGTTAAACTCTTTTAGataattagtttttatgttCTAAAACATTTTTATGGTGAATTTATAGGTAAAACAAAAGCAATCATCAAGAGGATTTGGGTATGGTGAAGATGTGTTAACTTTAGAAGTGGAACCCAATATAGATCACTCACTAATTGTGGCTTTTGTAATAGTATGTGGATTGATTCATGGCAAATTATGAACAAATACTGTAACATTATGTTGATGACAATAACATACTAACCTCACAACAAATTCCTATAAAATTgcttgatttgttcatgtcatTCTTGCACAAAAGTCatgctaatttttttataatattattttaattttatcgaCATCCCACAGGGACTGACAAATAATACTATAGTATTTCAAGATTCAATTAATGAGATATTCAAAGTTGTACACATGAAATATACAAGTGAAGTAGAGTGATGTAGGGTGATATTCCTAACTTATACGAGATTGTAGAGTTTCCTTATAACAATGTCGTTTAGGccttaaaattttgtaaataaagtACAATACacatctttttatttgtttgattttttaaaattttctttatttacaaAGTAGCTTTTGTATCTTTTTTTGATGAgtaattttaggtttagcaagcataaaaatcatatttgtatgttatagctatagtttgtattattgcgctccatagcaaactttatgtttgctatggctaTTAATATGCATATTTCGGTATgcatatacaaaagaagcaattgtataatttgtttcggtatacatatacaaaagaatcaattgtataatctgtgtttatataaagcgagaaagagagaaaggcaaaagaaaactgggcatgaaaatatctgtatttgtatatacaattttctctcactttatacaaacacaaacacaatttatacatttgtgtttgtataaagtgagagaggcgagtgagatctaggaaagtggcgagcgagattctctggggagagaggtgaacgaaaagatatgtatatattcaattttctcttgctttatacaaacacaaacgcattttatacattcgcgtttgtataaaatgagagaggcgagggagagactgcCCAACGAGAAAaagagagtggcgagcgagaaattcagggagagaggtgaatgacaacagtttgctacgggttacaattaaataaaattatggttatagcatttaatttgaattaatagtttgctattttatacaattttccctttttaaccATTCACTTTATTTCTGAAGTTCACACTCAGGATCTTTAAATGGAAGatgaagatattttttattttaccacAATCTTTAATTGTACATTTACTTTAATTAGGCAGAATATTATATACTTGATTgtttttcattaaataattatatactccAAAAAGTATCTTCAATCACCTCTTAAAACACTTTCCAAGTCATCCTCGTTGTCATttactttattgttttttttataatattcaaGCATTTTTATGGTGAATTTATAGGTAAAACAAAAGCAATCATCAAGAGGATTTGGCTATGGTGAAGATGTGTTAACTTTAGAAGTGGAACCCAATATAGATCACTCACTAATTGTGGCTTTTGTAATAGTATGTGGATTGATTCATGGCAAATTATGAACAAATATTGTAACATTATGTTGATGACAATAACATACTAACCCCACAACAAATTCCGataaaatttcttgatttgttcGTATCATTCTTGCACAAAAGTCATGCTAGTTTttctataatattattttaataatatcgACATCCCAAAGGGATTGATAAATAGTACTATAATATTTCAAGATTTATATCAGTTTCAATGTGTCGTGTATctaatttgatttctctttatatataattaatgagATATTCAAAGTTATACACATGAAATATACAAGTGAAGTATAGTGATGTAGGGTGATTTTCCTAACTTGCGAGATTGAAGAATCTCCTTATAACAACATCGTTTAGGccttaaaattttgtaaataaagtACCATACACATCTTTTTATTtgcttgattttttaaaattttctttgtttacaAAGTAGCTTTTGTATCTTTTCTTAATCCAttcactttatttatttctgGAGTTCAAACTCAAGATATTTAAATTGAAGatgaagatattttttatttgatcatAATCTTTAATTGTACATTTACTTTAATTAGGCAGAATTTTATATACTTGattgtttttaattaaataattatatgctCCAAAAAGTATCTTCAATCACCTTCTTAAAACACTTTCCAAGTCATCCTCTTTGTCATttactttattgtttttttctaatattCAAACAAGTCAAAACATACCAGCATAAGTCGTGGTGCACTGGTGGAagtgcttcacccttaaccatAGTTTTCAGGTTTGAGCTTtaggtatggagaaaatcatgttgggaaCGCCACCCCCAAATGGACTCTGTATAGCACGATCCAAATTTAATCGGAGCTCCAATGTTCCGGACATCGGAtggaaaaccaaaaacaaaCGAGTCAAAACATAGatataagaagaagaataaactACAATAATTGATACCTGACACAATATATGCAAATcccaaaaaaacatatatatctaGTTATTATATGCTTTTTTGAGCTAGGATATGCATTAATAGAGGCAGATAAAGTTAATTGATTATGAGTTCAACTTAATTAAGCATTTTTATTACAAAATACCATTTATGAAATATCACTAAGTTTTAACTAAAGATTaaattttaaactcaaaatttcaaatttaaaataacttctATGCTAAGTATTTTAAGTATTAAcacatcaaatttaaattttgaccTCGTTTATACTTGTGTAGAATGAAAAGGCAACCACTTTATTTACAAAATGTTAATGTTTTTCTAATTATCAGACTGTGTTGGTCCACTAATTCAAATTCGTATTATGTATGTCCCACTAAAAGGGAAAACGTACACTTCCATAAGgagtttttattaatttaagagCGTTGAATTTAAAACTTCTAATTAAAACCATAGTGATCTTATCAAATTCAatcatcaaatatatattttgaatatactggccgactaatttaaattcacATAATGAATTGATTGATTGGAGTACCACTATTTTTGGAAACAGACCACGTTGAAAATATTAGCATGAATACAAACTGATGGGCTCAACAATAGCGACCCTATCGTGTTCAAGCTTCTCACGATCAGAGCTTgtgttcaatttatgtgatataatttgATTCGTAGAGATGAATTTATCTTGCGTTAAATgatattattgaaaaaatttaatatatatataagcaaaCAATCTGTAAAGGTGATTGAGTTGATACAATATACGATATCTTATTAGGGAAAAGTCAGAGATCGATTCTTCCGATCAATGCCTTTTCAATTGAGCTCGTCACGTCAGGCTTGGCCTAGTATATGCACTTTACATCTTACTAGTAAGTTCACCCAATGTGCACTCGAAAGGTGGCAATTACTGTTTtgttggattctccaaaaagagagaataaaataagcaaattaaacaaaaatattgatataaatacaaaaaagaaaaaaaagacactTGAGaggtatatatatttgataaatttcttaaaataaatatatcgtttaagaaaattattgaatttaattaattcaccTACTAATAGTGTAAAGATGTATGCTATATGTATATTAAATacttattaatattaaaatgtttaTTACACCATTTCATGTTGCTACATTTCCAAGCTAAATATTCTTAtatatttgatgaatttttaaatataaatacatgGTCTATAAAAAAGTTATTGGATTCATGTAACCATTATCATGACACTAGATCCGACCCTAAATACAACATTACCTAAacgaaagaaaaataatatttacgcTACCAAATTgcttaaaaaatagaaaaaataactaaataattgtTCACTCTCGATCAACtgcttaaattaaaaatagacaacaatatatatatatatatatatatatatatatatatagacaacAATTTTGGTTAACCATTCATTTCTGAAGCTCATTGAACAATTAATCTGGATTTACATCGAATAGATTCACTgtaagataaaaaatattttatcaagaaaaaatcattttaaaactcgaattcaatttttttgactaGGAATGAAAGAATCGAAACCTCTCGAGTATGGTAAAGATGTATGACTTTGTCACAGGTGAGTTATGCATATGATTATTAGATCAACGGAGtcagaatttttagtttatgagTATCTGatcacactttttttttatttactgaattttgaatttatacataccaaattaatttttttaacacaTACACATAATTCAAATCACAGTTACTAGACTTTGCCGAACTAGCTAAAAAGTCTGCTCCTCCCCTGATCGTGCAGACATCAAAAGGATTCAATATTtacaacttataaataaataaaaatattatcatatatatacaatgtaattttcgagtaaaaaataaaattcataggTATAAAATACCACTAGTTATTACCTACAAAAAAACAACTTGAAATGCTCTTAAAGGAATTGTAAACTATATGCTAAAActactcattttttttgtattttatctGATGGTGTAACTCTATgcaaggaaaaaataaataaagaatatgccaaaaaataaaaatccctCAGCAATTtacatttatttcaatttaaatctaTTTTACGAGCTCTTTTTTTGTGCTCTTGATGTTTCTCAGTTTCATCGCGAGTTTCTGTCTTTCTCCTTCTACCTCTGCAAATTTGAGGCTTATTTCTGAATATCTACCTTGcatttccttcaattcaacTTCCATGAACTTGTTCCTCTCCTTCAGTAGTTCCGTTTCATTTGATAGTTCTTCGAGATTTCTGGTACTGGATGCTGTGCTTTCCATTTCCTCGTCTGAACAACAGCTGTTGTTGCTGCATTGGTATATGCATTGCCAATTAGGAATGTAGAAGAGAGACTATTATTGTGGAGACATCTAGGATAATTAGTCCTCGACATTTTATTCACGAGATGTGTATGTATAGtcaaaaaggcataatacataaacaaacacTCAAAACTTGTCCTTAGCTGGAAAATAAGCACTCCAAATTTGAGAGTGCACATCGAAGCACCTCAACTTGGTTACAACTGACAACTAACCCACTCCAACTCGTCCTCACTTTGTCTCATGGACATCTGATGTTGacgtgacacataaattttggagatgtctagatgatcattttgtaagttggagtgttcaaGTGACACAGTAGAGACGAGTTGAGGCGTCTAGATGTGTATATTCAAAGTTGGAGAGTTTAACCACCAGTATCTATCTATGTATTATGCATGTCAAAAATGGACCGCCACTCAAATAGTGTAAAGTTATCCTTGTTCAAGTGACTCAATAGTGATGTGGAatgattttaataatataaactcATCTTTGTCAAAAGTTATTTGATACTATAtagctcggactctccaaaaatgttgtcgCAGGATCCGACACCCACCCGACGACATTTTGAAGGTTCAAGCAACATAGATTTGAACAGCATAAGAATCACTCTTGAATGCAGGGCAGAACTCATACCTCTCTGTAGACAACGTTTGAGGGGGATTTTCATTTTCCGTGCTTGTTGTAGTTGTGAGATTTAGATCTTCCATCGCCACCTGTATCAATGTACCATCAGTCACATGCACTTTAATAAGAGTTACACAGTGTGAAAATTGTATCATTGTCGATTCAGACCTAACCTAGCTATTTCAATCATGACTAGTTCAAACATCATTGTTGCGGTCTTATGTCTGATGTTTAGTGAAGcgaattataataattattgtgaCAATGCAAGTGTACACGATAAGGTTCTTGCTGCTCACCTTTAGGGACTTCTGTTCGCAGAGCATTTCTGTGCTCTGTTGGAGTTCTTCTAATCTTCTTTCTAACTCTTCGATTTTGTCTTGAAGATCTTTCTCCTTCTCCATAAATGAATTCTTTGCGTTATCAAGTGCATTTTCCTTCAGCTTGATCTGACCCTGTGATGATGGAACGAATACTTAGATTGATCATACTCATCAATGATCAATTTTTATAAAACACCTATGCAGGAATAGAGATAGCAAGAGTAAATGCACAACGGATTTCTTACATGAATGTTACCTTTGTAGATGGAAACAATCTCAATCATGCTACGAAGTACATGAATAAATCAATTCCAACGATTTACAACTAGATTTAGGTAGATCAAATGTAGGTGAATATTACCTCAAGCAACTTTATTGTCTCTTTTAGACTATTAGAATCCGTGAGTTTTTTGACCAAACTATTTAATGCATCCTCTTTCTTGTTCAGATCCTCTTTCAGCCGGGACAGCTGCTTTCTCAAATTTTCTTTCTCTGATTCATCCTCAAACAAAGATTTCTTCATTTCATTGCATTCAGATATAAGTATATTCACTTCCAAATGCAGTTCTAATATTAATGTCTCCTTCTCATCCATAATAGACCTCGTGGAGTTTAGTTCCTTCACAGTCTCCATAGCTTCTTTTTCCACTAAATCTAGCCTAGTTTCCAGTTCTCTTCTTTCACTGTGACCTTGCTCGACAAGCAATCGCATGTTCTCAATTGATTTCCTAGTATTTTCCAACTCCTCGATTAGCATATTCTTCTGTTTGGCATGTTGATAAAGGATATTCTTGTCTGCTAATAGATTTTCAATCTCAGCTTTAAGAGAGATGATTTTCTGCGACAAGTGGTGTTCAGTTCCTTTAGCCACCTCTTCTTGTTTTTCTAGTTGTGCGGATTTTGCTTCAATTTCCAACTGCAATTTTTCCATTTGACCGTACATATTAGTTACCTGGCTAGAAAGCTCAAGCATTTTTGCTTCATAATGCACTCTGATTGATCGGAGTTCCTCGGTTGATTTTTGAAGCGTCTCTTCAAAATGCATTTTCTGCAGGTGGAGCTCATTAGCTTCATGTAACGCTTTCTTTTCGTTCGCTTTTAATGAGCACATCATTTGCATGGAGAGACTTTTAAGTTCGTCCTGAAGCCGCTCTGCTGTACTAGCATTGTGCCGTCTTGTCTTCCTCAGTTCTTCTTCAGCTCGTATTGCTCTATGCTCTTGTTTGACTTTATCACAAGAAAGAGTTTCAAGATCAGCTTCAAATCCCTGAGCTTGATTTTCCAGTTCTTCATCCAGGCTACTGACTTGAGCTTTGAGCTCGCTTATGGTGACCAATGAATCGGAGAGTTCTTTTGCTTGCTCCGTCAGTTCATTCTCCAAACCCGTAATCCGTCCTTCAAGTTCCCTTACAGTTGAATAAGAAGTTGCACATTCATATTGCATCTTTAGTTGTTCCTGAAACTCACTTTGCTCAAGTTTGTATAACATATCATGGTTTTCTTGCTTCAGTATCTCATTGTCGAGGACAAGTTGCTCCATCTGCATCTCTAAGTCATCTCTTTCTCTCCTGTATATCTCGATTTCACCGCGCAGGTCTGTGATCTTTTGCTCCAGCATATATGAGTCCTTGACATCACTATGCTCTCGCACAAGCTGCTCTAGTGCTTTTTGCTCTTCGTCATCTTCATCAGTCATTTCATGCTTGGAAACAACATCCGGCAAATTTTCAGCATCACAAGATGTGGTTGATATGTTGCAAAGGCTAACATTTTGTTTGTTCTTCTGTTCTAACATTTCGTCTAGGTCACGCACAGCAAGAATTAACTCGGAATTCGATTCTTGTGTCTTCTGAAGTTGTATTTCCAGATTTGCATTAAGTTCCTTTTGATAAGCCAACTCTTGCCTAAGTTCACTAACAAGAGTTTGAAGATCCCCTTGTTCATAGAGCAACTTGTCTTTGGATTTCGCCTCGTTTAAACGTCTTTGGGAAGCTTTTAGTTTATCACATTCTTCCTTGAGAGCGTGTCGTTCATTTTTCAGACTAGCAACCTCTTTCGAGAGATCCTGACCTCTTTTGCTCTCCTTGACGATTTGTTTACGCAAGGTTTGAAGTTCCAAGTCTGACACTTCTACCTGCCTAGCAAACGCTGCGAGCTCAGATTTTAGCTTCACAACAACAATATCTGAGACCTCCTGTGATGCTAATCTAAGAAGAGCTTCTCTTGGAGTGCTCGAAGAGCCATCTGTACTTGCTTCGAG
This genomic stretch from Solanum stenotomum isolate F172 chromosome 10, ASM1918654v1, whole genome shotgun sequence harbors:
- the LOC125841364 gene encoding uncharacterized protein LOC125841364, producing the protein MFKSARWRSEKNKIKVVFKLQFHATQVAGDALMISVVPADVGKPTLKLEKAPVRDGSCYWEKAVLETVKFIQEPKSGKIHEKIYYFILGTGSLKSGVAGEALIDFSNYAEASKISSISLPLKNSKSGALLHVSIQRIQDSSDQSVEEIEDARPNSDDMISRTQLSNDDEASLKGNSTEDGLINKPILHNGELNGIRRASGESDITMSSSGSSSGLDTPRRIKMRNNIGNQDHINFPLSPNHALILRKPSIDISTAVSEEIQQSEWLGGSALEASTDGSSSTPREALLRLASQEVSDIVVVKLKSELAAFARQVEVSDLELQTLRKQIVKESKRGQDLSKEVASLKNERHALKEECDKLKASQRRLNEAKSKDKLLYEQGDLQTLVSELRQELAYQKELNANLEIQLQKTQESNSELILAVRDLDEMLEQKNKQNVSLCNISTTSCDAENLPDVVSKHEMTDEDDEEQKALEQLVREHSDVKDSYMLEQKITDLRGEIEIYRRERDDLEMQMEQLVLDNEILKQENHDMLYKLEQSEFQEQLKMQYECATSYSTVRELEGRITGLENELTEQAKELSDSLVTISELKAQVSSLDEELENQAQGFEADLETLSCDKVKQEHRAIRAEEELRKTRRHNASTAERLQDELKSLSMQMMCSLKANEKKALHEANELHLQKMHFEETLQKSTEELRSIRVHYEAKMLELSSQVTNMYGQMEKLQLEIEAKSAQLEKQEEVAKGTEHHLSQKIISLKAEIENLLADKNILYQHAKQKNMLIEELENTRKSIENMRLLVEQGHSERRELETRLDLVEKEAMETVKELNSTRSIMDEKETLILELHLEVNILISECNEMKKSLFEDESEKENLRKQLSRLKEDLNKKEDALNSLVKKLTDSNSLKETIKLLEGQIKLKENALDNAKNSFMEKEKDLQDKIEELERRLEELQQSTEMLCEQKSLKVAMEDLNLTTTTSTENENPPQTLSTESNNSCCSDEEMESTASSTRNLEELSNETELLKERNKFMEVELKEMQGRYSEISLKFAEVEGERQKLAMKLRNIKSTKKELVK